In a single window of the Anas acuta chromosome 24, bAnaAcu1.1, whole genome shotgun sequence genome:
- the SOX13 gene encoding transcription factor SOX-13 isoform X4 produces the protein MSMRSPVSPHLELDGAGSMVNCTIKTEEKKEGGYESPPGAAPSAEPRPSDPPGPPPREGTDPQALPQESHSPASDALEPRRSAFEPAVSSQEKLDFNKNLKEVMPTIEKLLSSDWKERLLGRNAAETKEVKGTQESLAEKELQLLVMINQLSTLRDQLLTAHSEQKNMAAMLFEKQQQQMELARQQQEQIAKQQQQLIQQQHKINLLQQQIQQVNMPYVMIPAFTPSHQPLPVTQDPQIALPIQPIPCKPVDYPVQLLHSPPPPTLKRPGGSSHLQMQETSQPLNLTAKPKGSELPSASSSPSLKMSSCQSLTPSHGATRDLQTSPSNLPLGFLGEGDAITKAIQDARQLLHGHSGAMEGALSHPYRKDHVGLDASPVKERLEEAPAHRLDEALLSCEMDGSRHFPESRNNNHIKRPMNAFMVWAKDERRKILQAFPDMHNSSISKILGSRWKSMTNQEKQPYYEEQARLSRQHLEKYPDYKYKPRPKRTCIVEGKRLRVGEYKALMRNRRQDARQGYLIGPQGSQMPPSSSDVLYPRAVGMQLTPPLMEHYLPRSVDPNMPVIVNTRSLKEGDGGGGGGGGDDGHSVADGEMYRYSEDEDSEGEDKSDGELVVLTD, from the exons ATGTCCATGAGGAGCCCCGTTTCTCCCCACCTGGAGCTCGATGGGGCGGGCAGCATGGTGAACTGCACCATCAAGacggaggagaagaaggagggcGGCTACGAGTCCccgccgggggctgcccccagcgcCGAGCCCCGTCCCAGTGACCCCCCGGGACCACCTCCGAGGGAGGGCACAGACCCCCAGGCCCTGCCACAG GAGTCCCATTCGCCCGCCAGCGATGCGCTGGAGCCCCGGCGCTCGGCTTTCGAGCCGGCTGTCAGCAGCCAGGAGAAGCTGGACTTCAACAAGAACCTAAAAGAGG TGATGCCGACCATTGAGAAATTGCTGTCCAGCGACTGGAAGGAGCGGCTGCTGGGCCGAAACGCTGCCGAGACCAAAGAAGTGAAGG GAACCCAGGAGagcctggcggagaaggagctgcagctcctggtgaTGATCAACCAGCTGTCCACGCTGCGGGACCAGCTCCTGACGGCGCACTCGGAGCAGAAGAACATGGCTGCAATGCTCTtcgagaagcagcagcagcagatggagCTGGcgcggcagcagcaggagcag ATCgcgaagcagcagcagcagctcatccagcagcagcacaaaatcAACCTGCTGCAGCAACAGATCCAG cagGTCAACATGCCGTACGTCATGATCCCCGCCTTCacccccagccaccagcctcTCCCCGTGACGCAGGACCCCCAGATAGCGCTGCCCATCCAGCCCATCCCCTGCAAACCAG TGGATTACCCcgtgcagctgctgcacagcccccCTCCTCCCACGCTGAAGAGACCCGGCGGCTCGAGCCATCTCCAGATGCAG GAGACCTCGCAGCCGCTGAACCTGACGGCCAAACCCAAAGGCTCCGAGCTTCCCAGTGCCTCCAGCTCGCCCAGTTTGAAGATGAGCAGCTGCCAATCCCTCACGCCGAGCCACGGGGCCACGAGGGACCTGCAGACCAGCCCGTCCAACCTGCCTCTGG GCTTCCTGGGCGAAGGCGATGCCATCACCAAAGCCATCCAGGACGCGCGGCAGCTGCTGCACGGCCACAGCGGGGCCATGGAGGGCGCGCTCAGCCACCCCTACCGCAAG GATCACGTCGGCCTGGACGCTTCCCCGGTGAAGGAGCGGCTGGAGGAGGCCCCCGCGCACCGCCTGGACGAGGCTCTGCTCAGCTGCGAGATGGACG GCTCGCGGCACTTCCCCGAGTCCAGGAACAACAACCACATCAAGCGGCCCATGAACGCCTTCATGGTGTGGGCGAAGGATGAGAGGAGGAAGATCCTGCAAGCCTTCCCCGACATGCACAACTCCAGCATCAGCAAGATCCTGG GTTCCCGCTGGAAATCCATGACGAaccaggagaagcagccctaCTACGAGGAGCAGGCGCGGCTGAGCCGGCAGCACCTGGAGAAATACCCCGACTACAAGTACAAACCCCGGCCCAAGCGCACGTGCATCGTGGAGGGGAAGCGGCTGCGCGTGGGCGAGTACAAGGCGCTGATGCGCAACCGGCGGCAGGACGCACGGCAGGGCTACTTGATAGG GCCGCAGGGCAGCCAGATGCCCCCCTCCTCCTCGGACGTGCTGTACCCGCGGGCGGTGGGCATGCAGCTGACGCCCCCCCTGATGGAGCACTACCTGCCCCGCAGCGTGGACCCCAACATGCCCGTCATCGTCAACACGCGCAGCCTCAAGGAAGGTGACGGCGgtggcgggggcggcgggggcgacGACGGGCACTCGGTGGCCGACGGCGAGATGTACCGCTACAGCGAGGACGAGGACTCGGAGGGCGAGGACAAGAGCGACGGCGAGCTGGTGGTGCTGACGGACTGa
- the ETNK2 gene encoding ethanolamine kinase 2, translating into MASQRRAAPPRGRRPRRSPRHMGRGSGCSELGMAGAAGRCPDCSEADRARGRGRGVPPCVPHLGIAVDEGDVLPGALRLVRELRPGWEPARVKTKLFTDGITNKLVACYTDEDMVDAVLVRIYGRKTELFVDRETELRNFQVLRAHGCAPDLYCAFQNGLCYEFLPGIALGPDHVRDPRIFRLVAQEMARVHAIHANGSLPKPILWQKLHKYLTLVKMDLSPKVPNPSLHQDVPSLETLEHELAWMKETLSQLGSPVVLCHNDLLCKNIIYNRTQEQVRFIDYEYTGYNYQAFDIGNHFNEFAGVKEVDYRLYPSKDTQLQWLRSYLQAYKQLTQGEQGGAGPAVSDKELEALYVQVNKFSLASHFLWACWGLIQDKYSTIDFNFLRYAKLRFKQYFKMKPVVTALQLSK; encoded by the exons ATGGCTTCCCAGCGGCGAGCGGCTCCTCCCCgcggccgccggccccgccgcagcccccggcACATGGGCCGAGGGTCGGGGTGCTCGGAGCTGGGGATGGCCGGAGCTGCCGGCCGCTGCCCGGATTGCTCGGAAGCCGACCGGGCTCGGGGAAGGGGCCGCGGGGTCCCTCCGTGTGTTCCCCACCTGGGGATCGCGGTGGATGAGGGCGATGTGCTGCCCGGGGCGCTGCGGCTGGTGCGGGAGCTGAGACCCGGCTGGGAGCCGGCGAGGGTGAAGACCAAG cTCTTCACCGACGGCATCACCAACAAGCTGGTGGCCTGTTACACGGACGAGGACATGGTGGACGCCGTGCTGGTGCGCATCTACGGCAGGAAAACGGAGCTCTTCGTGGACCGGGAGACGGAGCTGAGGAACTTCCAGGTGCTGCGCGCCCACGGCTGCGCCCCCGACCTCTACTGCGCCTTCCAGAACGGGCTCTGCTACGAGTTCCTGCCCGGCATCGCCCTGGGGCCCGACCACGTGCGGGACCCCCGCATATTCAG GCTGGTGGCCCAGGAGATGGCCCGGGTGCACGCCATCCATGCCAACGGGAGCCTCCCCAAGCCCATCCTCTGGCAGAAGCTGCACAAATACCTCACCCTCGTGAAGATGGACCTCAGCCCAAAGGTACCCAACCCCAG cctccacCAGGACGTGCCCAGCCTGGAAACACTTGAACACGAGCTGGCCTGGATGAAGGAGACGCTGTCCCAGCTGGGCTCCCCGGTGGTGCTGTGCCACAACGACCTGCTCTGCAAGAACATCATCTACAACAGGACGCAGG AGCAAGTTCGGTTCATCGACTACGAGTACACCGGCTACAACTACCAGGCCTTCGACATCGGGAACCACTTCAACGAGTTTGCGG GCGTGAAGGAGGTGGATTACCGCCTCTACCCCAGCAAGGACACCCAGCTGCAGTGGCTGCGCTCCTACCTGCAGGCCTACAAGCAGCTCACCCAGGGCGAGcaggggggcgcggggccggccgTGTCCGACAAGGAGCTGGAGGCTCTCTACGTGCAAGTGAACAAGTTTTCCTTG GCATCCCATTTCCTCTGGGCATGCTGGGGCCTGATCCAGGATAAATACTCTACCATAGACTTTAACTTCTTAAG ATATGCAAAGCTAAGATTTAAACAGTACTTCAAGATGAAGCCGGTGgtcacagccctgcagctctccaaaTAG
- the SOX13 gene encoding transcription factor SOX-13 isoform X1, translated as MERVRCELGRGEPPPAAPLHLPGAAGAGFREFSEALPRPRAAAACPPVGELVGECQSPAYLLSGTIEGSALLFYLARPAGKPVPWGRGCTGAASGAARRGGFCWHGHGHGHGHGHRHPHGLARMSMRSPVSPHLELDGAGSMVNCTIKTEEKKEGGYESPPGAAPSAEPRPSDPPGPPPREGTDPQALPQESHSPASDALEPRRSAFEPAVSSQEKLDFNKNLKEVMPTIEKLLSSDWKERLLGRNAAETKEVKGTQESLAEKELQLLVMINQLSTLRDQLLTAHSEQKNMAAMLFEKQQQQMELARQQQEQIAKQQQQLIQQQHKINLLQQQIQQVNMPYVMIPAFTPSHQPLPVTQDPQIALPIQPIPCKPVDYPVQLLHSPPPPTLKRPGGSSHLQMQETSQPLNLTAKPKGSELPSASSSPSLKMSSCQSLTPSHGATRDLQTSPSNLPLGFLGEGDAITKAIQDARQLLHGHSGAMEGALSHPYRKDHVGLDASPVKERLEEAPAHRLDEALLSCEMDGSRHFPESRNNNHIKRPMNAFMVWAKDERRKILQAFPDMHNSSISKILGSRWKSMTNQEKQPYYEEQARLSRQHLEKYPDYKYKPRPKRTCIVEGKRLRVGEYKALMRNRRQDARQGYLIGPQGSQMPPSSSDVLYPRAVGMQLTPPLMEHYLPRSVDPNMPVIVNTRSLKEGDGGGGGGGGDDGHSVADGEMYRYSEDEDSEGEDKSDGELVVLTD; from the exons ATGGAGCGGGTCCGGTGTGAGCTGGGCAGGGGGgagccacctcctgcagcccctctccacctgccaggagctgctggagccggGTTTAGGGAATTTAGCgaggccctgccccggcccAGGGCGGCAGCCGCCTGCCCGCCCGTCGGGGAACTGGTCGGGGAATGCCAGAGCCCGGCTTATCTTTTGTCTGGAACAATAGAGGGCTCGGCCCTATTGTTCTACCTTGCACGCCCAGCCGGAAAGCCAGtcccctggggcaggggctgcacagGAGCTGCCTCTGGGGCTGCTCGGCGTGGGGGGTTTTGCTGGCACGGACACGGACACGGACACGGCCATGGACATCGCCATCCCCACGGGCTCGCCAG GATGTCCATGAGGAGCCCCGTTTCTCCCCACCTGGAGCTCGATGGGGCGGGCAGCATGGTGAACTGCACCATCAAGacggaggagaagaaggagggcGGCTACGAGTCCccgccgggggctgcccccagcgcCGAGCCCCGTCCCAGTGACCCCCCGGGACCACCTCCGAGGGAGGGCACAGACCCCCAGGCCCTGCCACAG GAGTCCCATTCGCCCGCCAGCGATGCGCTGGAGCCCCGGCGCTCGGCTTTCGAGCCGGCTGTCAGCAGCCAGGAGAAGCTGGACTTCAACAAGAACCTAAAAGAGG TGATGCCGACCATTGAGAAATTGCTGTCCAGCGACTGGAAGGAGCGGCTGCTGGGCCGAAACGCTGCCGAGACCAAAGAAGTGAAGG GAACCCAGGAGagcctggcggagaaggagctgcagctcctggtgaTGATCAACCAGCTGTCCACGCTGCGGGACCAGCTCCTGACGGCGCACTCGGAGCAGAAGAACATGGCTGCAATGCTCTtcgagaagcagcagcagcagatggagCTGGcgcggcagcagcaggagcag ATCgcgaagcagcagcagcagctcatccagcagcagcacaaaatcAACCTGCTGCAGCAACAGATCCAG cagGTCAACATGCCGTACGTCATGATCCCCGCCTTCacccccagccaccagcctcTCCCCGTGACGCAGGACCCCCAGATAGCGCTGCCCATCCAGCCCATCCCCTGCAAACCAG TGGATTACCCcgtgcagctgctgcacagcccccCTCCTCCCACGCTGAAGAGACCCGGCGGCTCGAGCCATCTCCAGATGCAG GAGACCTCGCAGCCGCTGAACCTGACGGCCAAACCCAAAGGCTCCGAGCTTCCCAGTGCCTCCAGCTCGCCCAGTTTGAAGATGAGCAGCTGCCAATCCCTCACGCCGAGCCACGGGGCCACGAGGGACCTGCAGACCAGCCCGTCCAACCTGCCTCTGG GCTTCCTGGGCGAAGGCGATGCCATCACCAAAGCCATCCAGGACGCGCGGCAGCTGCTGCACGGCCACAGCGGGGCCATGGAGGGCGCGCTCAGCCACCCCTACCGCAAG GATCACGTCGGCCTGGACGCTTCCCCGGTGAAGGAGCGGCTGGAGGAGGCCCCCGCGCACCGCCTGGACGAGGCTCTGCTCAGCTGCGAGATGGACG GCTCGCGGCACTTCCCCGAGTCCAGGAACAACAACCACATCAAGCGGCCCATGAACGCCTTCATGGTGTGGGCGAAGGATGAGAGGAGGAAGATCCTGCAAGCCTTCCCCGACATGCACAACTCCAGCATCAGCAAGATCCTGG GTTCCCGCTGGAAATCCATGACGAaccaggagaagcagccctaCTACGAGGAGCAGGCGCGGCTGAGCCGGCAGCACCTGGAGAAATACCCCGACTACAAGTACAAACCCCGGCCCAAGCGCACGTGCATCGTGGAGGGGAAGCGGCTGCGCGTGGGCGAGTACAAGGCGCTGATGCGCAACCGGCGGCAGGACGCACGGCAGGGCTACTTGATAGG GCCGCAGGGCAGCCAGATGCCCCCCTCCTCCTCGGACGTGCTGTACCCGCGGGCGGTGGGCATGCAGCTGACGCCCCCCCTGATGGAGCACTACCTGCCCCGCAGCGTGGACCCCAACATGCCCGTCATCGTCAACACGCGCAGCCTCAAGGAAGGTGACGGCGgtggcgggggcggcgggggcgacGACGGGCACTCGGTGGCCGACGGCGAGATGTACCGCTACAGCGAGGACGAGGACTCGGAGGGCGAGGACAAGAGCGACGGCGAGCTGGTGGTGCTGACGGACTGa
- the SOX13 gene encoding transcription factor SOX-13 isoform X2, translated as MERVRCELGRGEPPPAAPLHLPGAAGAGFREFSEALPRPRAAAACPPVGELVGECQSPAYLLSGTIEGSALLFYLARPAGKPVPWGRGCTGAASGAARRGGFCWHGHGHGHGHGHRHPHGLARMSMRSPVSPHLELDGAGSMVNCTIKTEEKKEGGYESPPGAAPSAEPRPSDPPGPPPREGTDPQALPQESHSPASDALEPRRSAFEPAVSSQEKLDFNKNLKEVMPTIEKLLSSDWKERLLGRNAAETKEVKGTQESLAEKELQLLVMINQLSTLRDQLLTAHSEQKNMAAMLFEKQQQQMELARQQQEQIAKQQQQLIQQQHKINLLQQQIQVNMPYVMIPAFTPSHQPLPVTQDPQIALPIQPIPCKPVDYPVQLLHSPPPPTLKRPGGSSHLQMQETSQPLNLTAKPKGSELPSASSSPSLKMSSCQSLTPSHGATRDLQTSPSNLPLGFLGEGDAITKAIQDARQLLHGHSGAMEGALSHPYRKDHVGLDASPVKERLEEAPAHRLDEALLSCEMDGSRHFPESRNNNHIKRPMNAFMVWAKDERRKILQAFPDMHNSSISKILGSRWKSMTNQEKQPYYEEQARLSRQHLEKYPDYKYKPRPKRTCIVEGKRLRVGEYKALMRNRRQDARQGYLIGPQGSQMPPSSSDVLYPRAVGMQLTPPLMEHYLPRSVDPNMPVIVNTRSLKEGDGGGGGGGGDDGHSVADGEMYRYSEDEDSEGEDKSDGELVVLTD; from the exons ATGGAGCGGGTCCGGTGTGAGCTGGGCAGGGGGgagccacctcctgcagcccctctccacctgccaggagctgctggagccggGTTTAGGGAATTTAGCgaggccctgccccggcccAGGGCGGCAGCCGCCTGCCCGCCCGTCGGGGAACTGGTCGGGGAATGCCAGAGCCCGGCTTATCTTTTGTCTGGAACAATAGAGGGCTCGGCCCTATTGTTCTACCTTGCACGCCCAGCCGGAAAGCCAGtcccctggggcaggggctgcacagGAGCTGCCTCTGGGGCTGCTCGGCGTGGGGGGTTTTGCTGGCACGGACACGGACACGGACACGGCCATGGACATCGCCATCCCCACGGGCTCGCCAG GATGTCCATGAGGAGCCCCGTTTCTCCCCACCTGGAGCTCGATGGGGCGGGCAGCATGGTGAACTGCACCATCAAGacggaggagaagaaggagggcGGCTACGAGTCCccgccgggggctgcccccagcgcCGAGCCCCGTCCCAGTGACCCCCCGGGACCACCTCCGAGGGAGGGCACAGACCCCCAGGCCCTGCCACAG GAGTCCCATTCGCCCGCCAGCGATGCGCTGGAGCCCCGGCGCTCGGCTTTCGAGCCGGCTGTCAGCAGCCAGGAGAAGCTGGACTTCAACAAGAACCTAAAAGAGG TGATGCCGACCATTGAGAAATTGCTGTCCAGCGACTGGAAGGAGCGGCTGCTGGGCCGAAACGCTGCCGAGACCAAAGAAGTGAAGG GAACCCAGGAGagcctggcggagaaggagctgcagctcctggtgaTGATCAACCAGCTGTCCACGCTGCGGGACCAGCTCCTGACGGCGCACTCGGAGCAGAAGAACATGGCTGCAATGCTCTtcgagaagcagcagcagcagatggagCTGGcgcggcagcagcaggagcag ATCgcgaagcagcagcagcagctcatccagcagcagcacaaaatcAACCTGCTGCAGCAACAGATCCAG GTCAACATGCCGTACGTCATGATCCCCGCCTTCacccccagccaccagcctcTCCCCGTGACGCAGGACCCCCAGATAGCGCTGCCCATCCAGCCCATCCCCTGCAAACCAG TGGATTACCCcgtgcagctgctgcacagcccccCTCCTCCCACGCTGAAGAGACCCGGCGGCTCGAGCCATCTCCAGATGCAG GAGACCTCGCAGCCGCTGAACCTGACGGCCAAACCCAAAGGCTCCGAGCTTCCCAGTGCCTCCAGCTCGCCCAGTTTGAAGATGAGCAGCTGCCAATCCCTCACGCCGAGCCACGGGGCCACGAGGGACCTGCAGACCAGCCCGTCCAACCTGCCTCTGG GCTTCCTGGGCGAAGGCGATGCCATCACCAAAGCCATCCAGGACGCGCGGCAGCTGCTGCACGGCCACAGCGGGGCCATGGAGGGCGCGCTCAGCCACCCCTACCGCAAG GATCACGTCGGCCTGGACGCTTCCCCGGTGAAGGAGCGGCTGGAGGAGGCCCCCGCGCACCGCCTGGACGAGGCTCTGCTCAGCTGCGAGATGGACG GCTCGCGGCACTTCCCCGAGTCCAGGAACAACAACCACATCAAGCGGCCCATGAACGCCTTCATGGTGTGGGCGAAGGATGAGAGGAGGAAGATCCTGCAAGCCTTCCCCGACATGCACAACTCCAGCATCAGCAAGATCCTGG GTTCCCGCTGGAAATCCATGACGAaccaggagaagcagccctaCTACGAGGAGCAGGCGCGGCTGAGCCGGCAGCACCTGGAGAAATACCCCGACTACAAGTACAAACCCCGGCCCAAGCGCACGTGCATCGTGGAGGGGAAGCGGCTGCGCGTGGGCGAGTACAAGGCGCTGATGCGCAACCGGCGGCAGGACGCACGGCAGGGCTACTTGATAGG GCCGCAGGGCAGCCAGATGCCCCCCTCCTCCTCGGACGTGCTGTACCCGCGGGCGGTGGGCATGCAGCTGACGCCCCCCCTGATGGAGCACTACCTGCCCCGCAGCGTGGACCCCAACATGCCCGTCATCGTCAACACGCGCAGCCTCAAGGAAGGTGACGGCGgtggcgggggcggcgggggcgacGACGGGCACTCGGTGGCCGACGGCGAGATGTACCGCTACAGCGAGGACGAGGACTCGGAGGGCGAGGACAAGAGCGACGGCGAGCTGGTGGTGCTGACGGACTGa
- the SOX13 gene encoding transcription factor SOX-13 isoform X3 produces the protein MSPAVASLGMSMRSPVSPHLELDGAGSMVNCTIKTEEKKEGGYESPPGAAPSAEPRPSDPPGPPPREGTDPQALPQESHSPASDALEPRRSAFEPAVSSQEKLDFNKNLKEVMPTIEKLLSSDWKERLLGRNAAETKEVKGTQESLAEKELQLLVMINQLSTLRDQLLTAHSEQKNMAAMLFEKQQQQMELARQQQEQIAKQQQQLIQQQHKINLLQQQIQQVNMPYVMIPAFTPSHQPLPVTQDPQIALPIQPIPCKPVDYPVQLLHSPPPPTLKRPGGSSHLQMQETSQPLNLTAKPKGSELPSASSSPSLKMSSCQSLTPSHGATRDLQTSPSNLPLGFLGEGDAITKAIQDARQLLHGHSGAMEGALSHPYRKDHVGLDASPVKERLEEAPAHRLDEALLSCEMDGSRHFPESRNNNHIKRPMNAFMVWAKDERRKILQAFPDMHNSSISKILGSRWKSMTNQEKQPYYEEQARLSRQHLEKYPDYKYKPRPKRTCIVEGKRLRVGEYKALMRNRRQDARQGYLIGPQGSQMPPSSSDVLYPRAVGMQLTPPLMEHYLPRSVDPNMPVIVNTRSLKEGDGGGGGGGGDDGHSVADGEMYRYSEDEDSEGEDKSDGELVVLTD, from the exons ATGAGTCCGGCTGTTGCATCCTTAGG GATGTCCATGAGGAGCCCCGTTTCTCCCCACCTGGAGCTCGATGGGGCGGGCAGCATGGTGAACTGCACCATCAAGacggaggagaagaaggagggcGGCTACGAGTCCccgccgggggctgcccccagcgcCGAGCCCCGTCCCAGTGACCCCCCGGGACCACCTCCGAGGGAGGGCACAGACCCCCAGGCCCTGCCACAG GAGTCCCATTCGCCCGCCAGCGATGCGCTGGAGCCCCGGCGCTCGGCTTTCGAGCCGGCTGTCAGCAGCCAGGAGAAGCTGGACTTCAACAAGAACCTAAAAGAGG TGATGCCGACCATTGAGAAATTGCTGTCCAGCGACTGGAAGGAGCGGCTGCTGGGCCGAAACGCTGCCGAGACCAAAGAAGTGAAGG GAACCCAGGAGagcctggcggagaaggagctgcagctcctggtgaTGATCAACCAGCTGTCCACGCTGCGGGACCAGCTCCTGACGGCGCACTCGGAGCAGAAGAACATGGCTGCAATGCTCTtcgagaagcagcagcagcagatggagCTGGcgcggcagcagcaggagcag ATCgcgaagcagcagcagcagctcatccagcagcagcacaaaatcAACCTGCTGCAGCAACAGATCCAG cagGTCAACATGCCGTACGTCATGATCCCCGCCTTCacccccagccaccagcctcTCCCCGTGACGCAGGACCCCCAGATAGCGCTGCCCATCCAGCCCATCCCCTGCAAACCAG TGGATTACCCcgtgcagctgctgcacagcccccCTCCTCCCACGCTGAAGAGACCCGGCGGCTCGAGCCATCTCCAGATGCAG GAGACCTCGCAGCCGCTGAACCTGACGGCCAAACCCAAAGGCTCCGAGCTTCCCAGTGCCTCCAGCTCGCCCAGTTTGAAGATGAGCAGCTGCCAATCCCTCACGCCGAGCCACGGGGCCACGAGGGACCTGCAGACCAGCCCGTCCAACCTGCCTCTGG GCTTCCTGGGCGAAGGCGATGCCATCACCAAAGCCATCCAGGACGCGCGGCAGCTGCTGCACGGCCACAGCGGGGCCATGGAGGGCGCGCTCAGCCACCCCTACCGCAAG GATCACGTCGGCCTGGACGCTTCCCCGGTGAAGGAGCGGCTGGAGGAGGCCCCCGCGCACCGCCTGGACGAGGCTCTGCTCAGCTGCGAGATGGACG GCTCGCGGCACTTCCCCGAGTCCAGGAACAACAACCACATCAAGCGGCCCATGAACGCCTTCATGGTGTGGGCGAAGGATGAGAGGAGGAAGATCCTGCAAGCCTTCCCCGACATGCACAACTCCAGCATCAGCAAGATCCTGG GTTCCCGCTGGAAATCCATGACGAaccaggagaagcagccctaCTACGAGGAGCAGGCGCGGCTGAGCCGGCAGCACCTGGAGAAATACCCCGACTACAAGTACAAACCCCGGCCCAAGCGCACGTGCATCGTGGAGGGGAAGCGGCTGCGCGTGGGCGAGTACAAGGCGCTGATGCGCAACCGGCGGCAGGACGCACGGCAGGGCTACTTGATAGG GCCGCAGGGCAGCCAGATGCCCCCCTCCTCCTCGGACGTGCTGTACCCGCGGGCGGTGGGCATGCAGCTGACGCCCCCCCTGATGGAGCACTACCTGCCCCGCAGCGTGGACCCCAACATGCCCGTCATCGTCAACACGCGCAGCCTCAAGGAAGGTGACGGCGgtggcgggggcggcgggggcgacGACGGGCACTCGGTGGCCGACGGCGAGATGTACCGCTACAGCGAGGACGAGGACTCGGAGGGCGAGGACAAGAGCGACGGCGAGCTGGTGGTGCTGACGGACTGa